A single Endozoicomonas sp. NE40 DNA region contains:
- a CDS encoding maltose ABC transporter substrate-binding protein codes for MNDWSRKAVAAFSLVAASLGVCEEILPEKNAELLIWTDDQAMEYMEYATEQFNKTFGYDVSFNYRRLAPMNSAGRMIQDGGTARVADVAEIEHDMLGKLVVAGAVMENLVSADRIDHHFIDAAVTASKAEGLSYGFPVSYATTALFYNKDILPEAPETFEELIKLSETFNNRQENQYTLLWDVQNYYESRMFLALYGGYEFGNNGMDANDIGVNSPEAKRGLAAMNSLKAANNSNPVDMRNPQVRRGLFSEGKVAAIVDGPWATQSYIDSGINVGVAPMPTLDGNTPRTFSTVRLAVVSTYTEYPKAAQLFADFLASEEMLKKRFEMTQLIPPMQNIMSEIAKEADEASKAFIAQGYYADAMPSIPEMGYVWSPMANAVTATWVNGEDPEKALDNALMVIKEQISFQD; via the coding sequence ATGAATGATTGGTCAAGAAAGGCCGTTGCCGCTTTTTCATTGGTTGCTGCAAGCCTTGGTGTCTGTGAAGAAATATTACCTGAAAAAAATGCTGAACTGTTGATCTGGACTGATGATCAGGCAATGGAATACATGGAATATGCCACCGAACAGTTTAATAAAACCTTTGGTTACGATGTCAGTTTCAACTATCGTCGTCTGGCACCAATGAACAGTGCGGGTCGTATGATTCAGGATGGTGGTACCGCAAGGGTGGCCGACGTGGCTGAAATTGAACACGACATGTTGGGCAAGCTGGTAGTTGCAGGTGCGGTAATGGAAAACCTGGTCAGCGCAGACCGGATTGACCATCACTTTATTGACGCAGCGGTGACCGCCTCCAAGGCTGAAGGCTTAAGCTATGGCTTCCCTGTTAGCTATGCGACAACCGCCTTGTTTTATAACAAAGATATTCTTCCTGAGGCACCTGAAACTTTTGAAGAGCTCATTAAGCTTTCAGAAACTTTTAACAATCGTCAGGAAAATCAATACACACTGCTCTGGGATGTTCAGAACTATTACGAATCCCGAATGTTTTTAGCCCTCTATGGCGGTTATGAGTTTGGCAATAACGGTATGGACGCAAATGATATTGGCGTTAACTCTCCGGAAGCCAAACGTGGTCTGGCAGCCATGAACTCATTAAAGGCAGCCAATAATTCCAACCCTGTGGATATGCGTAACCCTCAGGTGCGTCGTGGGCTGTTCTCGGAGGGCAAGGTAGCTGCGATTGTTGACGGTCCCTGGGCGACACAGAGTTATATAGACTCAGGTATCAATGTTGGCGTAGCCCCTATGCCGACTCTGGATGGCAATACGCCGCGCACGTTCTCGACGGTTCGTCTTGCCGTCGTATCCACTTACACCGAGTACCCCAAAGCAGCCCAACTCTTTGCCGATTTCCTTGCCAGCGAAGAGATGCTAAAAAAACGTTTTGAAATGACTCAGCTGATTCCACCTATGCAAAACATCATGAGTGAAATCGCCAAGGAGGCTGACGAAGCCAGTAAAGCGTTTATTGCCCAGGGCTATTATGCCGATGCTATGCCATCTATTCCTGAAATGGGCTACGTCTGGTCGCCTATGGCCAATGCCGTCACTGCCACATGGGTGAACGGTGAAGATCCGGAAAAAGCTCTGGATAATGCCTTGATGGTAATTAAAGAGCAGATTTCATTTCAGGATTAA
- the lpxD gene encoding UDP-3-O-(3-hydroxymyristoyl)glucosamine N-acyltransferase — protein MFKACEIASFLHGQLHGDKDTGFDTIQSVADSVAGNLTIVLSKPDLKYVSDCQADIIVGPQDILSSKARSKVIVDQLDVSLINQLLRAYKIEKYQLNDQGNISKFPNVYIGKHTRIGRGCHFMPGVKIMNGVEIGDNVAIHANTVIKEGTIIGNNVTIDSNNSIGNFSFEYMLGEQQQYERIESVGRVIIEDHVEIGSNNTIDRGTLGDTVIGRGTKIDNLVQIGHDCRVGQHCLMISQSGIAGHSRLGNRVVVHGQVAIAGHLTIGDNSVIQGKSGVSRSCPPGSKLFGYPARDSREYMKSLATLHSLSSREHHKNSQRGDAPRGVSGRSKVRKILDVVFSS, from the coding sequence ATGTTTAAAGCCTGTGAAATAGCCAGTTTTCTGCATGGTCAGCTGCACGGTGATAAAGACACCGGGTTTGATACCATTCAATCTGTTGCAGACAGTGTGGCGGGAAATTTAACGATTGTTTTGTCCAAACCAGATTTGAAATACGTCTCTGACTGTCAGGCTGATATTATCGTAGGCCCACAAGACATACTGTCTTCAAAAGCCCGTTCAAAAGTAATCGTTGATCAGCTGGACGTATCCCTGATTAACCAGTTATTACGTGCTTACAAAATAGAAAAATACCAGCTGAATGATCAGGGCAATATTTCGAAATTTCCCAACGTTTATATTGGTAAACACACCCGGATCGGCAGAGGTTGTCATTTTATGCCGGGGGTGAAAATCATGAATGGAGTTGAAATTGGTGACAATGTTGCTATCCATGCCAACACGGTGATTAAGGAAGGGACGATTATTGGCAACAATGTCACCATTGATTCCAATAATTCAATCGGAAATTTCAGTTTCGAGTACATGCTTGGCGAACAGCAGCAGTACGAAAGGATTGAAAGTGTTGGCCGGGTCATCATTGAAGACCATGTTGAAATTGGCTCTAACAATACCATTGATCGCGGAACTCTGGGCGACACCGTGATAGGTCGGGGTACTAAAATCGACAACCTTGTGCAGATTGGACACGACTGCCGGGTTGGCCAGCATTGCCTGATGATCTCCCAATCAGGCATTGCTGGTCATAGTCGACTGGGCAATCGAGTTGTCGTCCATGGTCAGGTAGCCATTGCCGGACATCTCACCATAGGTGATAACAGTGTGATACAGGGCAAGTCCGGTGTCAGTCGATCCTGCCCGCCCGGCAGCAAATTGTTCGGGTATCCAGCCAGAGATTCGAGAGAATATATGAAGTCGCTGGCAACGCTGCATTCTCTTAGCTCCAGGGAACATCATAAAAACAGTCAGAGGGGTGATGCACCTCGTGGAGTTTCGGGTCGAAGTAAAGTTCGCAAAATTCTGGATGTGGTGTTTTCTTCCTGA
- the glyA gene encoding serine hydroxymethyltransferase, translating into MFKKDMSIAEFDPELKAAIDAETLRQEEHIELIASENYTSPMVMEAQGSALTNKYAEGYPGKRYYGGCEHVDVTEQLAIDRAKALFGAAYANVQPHSGSQANAAVYMALVKPGDKVLGMSLAHGGHLTHGAKVSFSGRIYDAVQYGLNAETGEIDYEEVERLAEEHKPKMIVAGFSAYSRVVDWQRFRDIADKVGAYLFVDMAHVAGLIAAGVYPSPIGIADVVTTTTHKTLGGPRGGLILANDDEELNKKLNFAVFPESQGGPLCHVIAAKAICFKEAMADEFKTYQQQVVKNAQTMTTVMQKRGISIVSGGTDDHLFLMDLIGKEYTGKDAEEALGRANITVNKNAVPNDPRSPFITSGLRIGTPAITRRGFNENDAADLAGWICDVLENIGNEQVENEVKAKVLDICQRLPVYS; encoded by the coding sequence ATGTTCAAAAAGGACATGTCCATAGCTGAGTTCGACCCGGAACTCAAAGCCGCCATTGATGCTGAAACCCTCCGTCAGGAAGAGCATATCGAACTGATTGCCTCTGAAAACTACACCAGCCCTATGGTGATGGAAGCTCAGGGGTCCGCCCTAACCAATAAGTACGCTGAAGGTTATCCAGGCAAACGCTACTACGGTGGGTGTGAGCATGTAGATGTTACTGAGCAGCTGGCCATTGATCGTGCCAAAGCCCTGTTTGGAGCAGCCTACGCTAACGTACAGCCACATTCCGGCTCTCAGGCAAACGCAGCCGTTTATATGGCACTGGTCAAGCCAGGTGATAAAGTGCTGGGTATGAGTCTGGCCCATGGCGGTCATCTGACCCATGGTGCCAAGGTAAGCTTCTCTGGTCGTATTTACGATGCAGTACAGTACGGCCTGAACGCCGAAACCGGTGAAATCGATTACGAAGAAGTTGAGCGCCTGGCTGAAGAGCACAAACCCAAAATGATTGTTGCCGGTTTCTCTGCCTACTCCCGGGTGGTTGACTGGCAGCGTTTCCGCGATATTGCCGATAAGGTAGGTGCTTACCTGTTTGTGGATATGGCACACGTTGCAGGTCTGATTGCGGCCGGTGTGTATCCGTCTCCTATCGGTATTGCCGACGTGGTTACCACGACCACCCACAAAACCCTGGGTGGCCCTCGTGGCGGTCTGATTCTGGCTAATGATGATGAAGAGCTGAACAAAAAGCTGAACTTTGCGGTATTCCCTGAATCACAGGGTGGTCCACTGTGTCATGTGATTGCGGCTAAGGCTATCTGCTTTAAAGAAGCTATGGCTGATGAGTTTAAAACCTATCAGCAGCAGGTCGTCAAAAATGCACAGACGATGACGACCGTTATGCAGAAACGTGGTATCAGCATCGTTTCCGGCGGTACAGACGACCACCTGTTCCTGATGGATCTGATTGGTAAAGAGTACACCGGTAAAGACGCTGAAGAAGCCTTGGGTCGTGCCAACATTACGGTTAACAAGAACGCCGTACCAAACGACCCGCGCTCTCCATTTATTACCAGCGGTTTGCGCATTGGCACGCCGGCTATTACACGACGCGGCTTCAATGAAAACGATGCGGCTGATCTGGCTGGCTGGATTTGTGATGTGCTGGAAAATATAGGTAATGAGCAGGTTGAAAATGAAGTGAAAGCTAAGGTGCTGGATATTTGCC
- a CDS encoding ABC transporter ATP-binding protein, protein MANVSLRSVEKEYDNGFKAVHGIDLDIQDGEFMVFVGPSGCAKSTTLRMIAGLEKITAGEISISGKVVNDVAAKDRGIAMVFQNYALYPHKTVFDNMAFGLKMQKRPKQEIRQRVEEAAEMLEITDLLDRKPKEMSGGQRQRVAVGRAIVRKPDVFLFDEPLSNLDAKLRVSMRVKIAQLHQKLKETGNPATMVYVTHDQTEALTLGDRICVLNKGEIMQVDTPENLYNHPANKFVAGFIGSPAMNLMDVSLLRNQKEARITLAEGVTLLLPQEMQEKISGYARQKICFGIRPEHIDLVTEQDSTENTCEGLLTVVENMGNEKYLYFKVGEHEIISRTANQAITTSDIGRRINFKLNVDSCHLFDTQSGQRLT, encoded by the coding sequence ATGGCGAATGTAAGCCTTAGAAGTGTTGAGAAAGAGTATGACAATGGATTCAAGGCAGTACACGGCATAGACCTTGATATTCAAGATGGCGAATTTATGGTGTTCGTTGGACCTTCCGGCTGTGCCAAATCAACCACGCTTCGTATGATTGCCGGGCTTGAGAAAATCACTGCCGGTGAAATCAGTATCAGTGGCAAAGTGGTAAATGATGTCGCTGCGAAAGACAGGGGCATTGCCATGGTGTTTCAGAACTACGCGCTTTATCCCCATAAAACCGTATTTGATAACATGGCCTTTGGCCTGAAAATGCAGAAACGCCCCAAACAGGAGATCAGGCAACGGGTTGAAGAAGCCGCAGAAATGCTGGAAATAACCGATCTGCTTGATCGTAAGCCGAAAGAGATGTCGGGCGGGCAACGACAGCGGGTAGCTGTTGGGCGGGCCATTGTCCGTAAGCCAGATGTTTTCCTGTTTGACGAGCCGTTATCTAATCTGGATGCAAAGCTCAGGGTGTCCATGCGCGTCAAAATTGCACAGCTGCATCAAAAACTGAAAGAAACCGGTAACCCTGCCACAATGGTCTACGTCACCCACGACCAGACTGAAGCATTGACCCTTGGTGATCGTATTTGCGTGTTGAATAAAGGGGAAATCATGCAGGTTGATACCCCGGAAAATCTTTACAACCATCCTGCCAACAAATTTGTTGCCGGTTTTATTGGTTCTCCAGCAATGAATCTGATGGATGTTTCCTTGCTCAGAAATCAGAAAGAAGCCCGCATTACTCTTGCAGAAGGCGTTACGCTGCTACTGCCACAGGAAATGCAGGAGAAAATCAGTGGCTACGCCAGGCAAAAGATTTGCTTTGGTATACGACCTGAACATATTGATTTGGTAACCGAGCAGGACAGCACTGAAAACACCTGCGAGGGCCTATTGACAGTTGTTGAAAATATGGGGAATGAAAAGTACCTGTATTTTAAGGTGGGGGAGCATGAAATCATCTCACGCACGGCCAACCAAGCCATTACCACTTCAGATATTGGACGACGAATTAATTTTAAGCTGAATGTTGACTCGTGCCACTTATTTGATACACAGTCAGGACAAAGACTGACGTAA
- a CDS encoding autotransporter outer membrane beta-barrel domain-containing protein, protein MIPGKIHGLVAVLVITLIQGCGSGGGGGGGSTKVRFSPPLGLSVEHKESHASKEHQSMYSNMKPSSAPDSLLASVKPYNDSKLSKIKKGMLNSAYDRAIKAYKNHAATDSPRLRDLIAARFLNLQNYTALPKESKVSLDDNNYMVMVRAIDEVADLCRKGQVGSVLGDPNFIKNQSYLTRTADQHWKTHTKSISQIWRMNNLLQQGVEVGDDAPMVADINNSQGLFSGLEDDHWYVYGQAYVFRGHWEPEAGLKQEYKGEGAEFGTFRYMGNGFLLGGMFGLQKVRMEANAGISGNMESDAQIYRLGPFVSWNNDRWTVDSMLTYGWVSLDTDRRDLLSNRWKASPTGSEWAAHLQTSYRIPLDNWTMGLSLVPEAYVGYRVGTIEKYTEKSENLRNPVTESKHKGLTTRLGTGIGYMFPDLSQPTDIMVKLGVQKTHGWEDKEKSSSSMWAKTPKAESRDTAMYYSLAVNRQFGADLDKMIGLEYAGTSGKKSGSDALIFSYRQAF, encoded by the coding sequence ATGATTCCAGGAAAAATACATGGCTTGGTCGCTGTTTTAGTGATTACGTTGATTCAGGGCTGTGGGTCCGGAGGAGGCGGTGGTGGAGGGAGTACCAAAGTGAGGTTTTCACCACCTCTGGGGCTTAGTGTTGAACACAAAGAGTCTCATGCAAGCAAAGAGCATCAATCGATGTACAGCAACATGAAACCTTCAAGCGCACCCGATTCTTTGCTGGCCTCTGTAAAGCCCTACAACGACAGTAAGCTGAGTAAAATAAAAAAGGGCATGCTGAACTCAGCTTATGACCGTGCAATCAAGGCTTATAAAAACCATGCGGCAACAGATTCGCCCAGATTGCGCGACCTTATTGCAGCACGTTTTTTAAATCTGCAAAACTATACAGCTCTCCCCAAAGAGTCGAAAGTAAGCCTGGATGACAACAATTACATGGTTATGGTTAGGGCAATTGATGAAGTGGCTGATTTATGCCGGAAGGGGCAGGTCGGCAGTGTGCTGGGGGATCCTAACTTCATTAAAAACCAGTCCTATCTGACGAGAACAGCTGATCAACACTGGAAAACCCATACCAAGTCCATCAGCCAGATCTGGCGTATGAATAACCTTCTGCAACAGGGCGTTGAGGTCGGTGACGACGCACCGATGGTGGCAGACATCAACAATTCTCAGGGCTTGTTTAGTGGTCTGGAAGACGATCACTGGTATGTGTACGGGCAGGCGTATGTCTTCCGTGGACACTGGGAGCCAGAAGCCGGGTTGAAACAGGAATACAAAGGGGAAGGTGCTGAATTCGGTACTTTCCGTTACATGGGGAACGGCTTTTTATTGGGCGGCATGTTTGGTCTGCAGAAGGTGCGTATGGAAGCAAACGCTGGAATTTCCGGCAATATGGAGTCTGATGCCCAGATCTACCGGCTTGGTCCTTTCGTGTCCTGGAATAATGACCGCTGGACCGTTGATTCCATGCTGACCTACGGCTGGGTGTCTCTCGATACCGATCGACGGGATCTGTTAAGTAATCGCTGGAAAGCCTCTCCGACAGGTTCTGAGTGGGCTGCTCACCTGCAGACAAGTTACCGGATTCCCCTCGATAACTGGACCATGGGGTTAAGCCTGGTTCCGGAAGCTTATGTGGGCTACCGTGTCGGAACCATAGAGAAATACACAGAGAAAAGTGAAAATCTCAGGAACCCGGTCACCGAATCGAAGCACAAGGGATTAACCACCCGTCTGGGGACCGGCATAGGTTATATGTTTCCTGATTTGAGCCAGCCGACCGACATTATGGTTAAGCTGGGCGTCCAGAAAACCCATGGCTGGGAAGACAAGGAAAAGAGCAGTTCCAGCATGTGGGCCAAGACACCTAAAGCAGAAAGCCGTGATACGGCTATGTATTACAGCCTTGCCGTTAACCGGCAGTTCGGAGCTGATCTGGATAAAATGATTGGCCTGGAATACGCCGGGACCTCAGGTAAGAAAAGTGGCAGTGACGCATTGATATTCAGTTATCGTCAGGCGTTTTGA